The window GGTATGTAACTTGGGTTAGTCATATGTGTCAAATTGGCTTTTTAAACCGTCATGATATCCGATTCTTTGGCTTTGGCGGCCACTTCGGCATCTGACTTAGCTTTGTTCATGGCATCGTCCACCTGTTTTTCCAGGCGCTTTGCCTCGTCTTCGCTCACGTCTTTGTCTTTCTTGGCCTGATCAATGGTGCGAATAGCCTCATGCCGCACATTGCGCAAAGCCACCATGCAGTCCTCTACCTTGCCGCCTAGCAGCTTGGCGTATTCGCGACGACGATCCTCTGTGAGGGGAGGAATAGGAACGCGAACGACTCGACCATCATCCATCGGATTCATGCCCAGCGACGGATTGTCACGAATGGCACTGGAAATTGCCTGCAGGTTATTAGGGTCAAAAGGAGTAATCTGAAGCAGCTGCGCCTCGGGAGCTGTGACATTAGCTACTTGCACTAAGGGCATTGGCGTACCATATGCCTGGATAGTGACACCATCGAGCATGCTCGGATGGGCCCGCCCTGTTCTGACTTTCTTAAGTTCTTCCTGGAAGTGGCTCACCGCCGTGTGGAACTTTTGTGTTGCGGTGGCAACAATTTGGTCTGGATTCATCTAAGAGGCTCCTTGACTTACGCTTCTATTCTACTCAGAAACTTCGCCTAACG is drawn from Verrucomicrobiia bacterium and contains these coding sequences:
- the frr gene encoding ribosome recycling factor codes for the protein MNPDQIVATATQKFHTAVSHFQEELKKVRTGRAHPSMLDGVTIQAYGTPMPLVQVANVTAPEAQLLQITPFDPNNLQAISSAIRDNPSLGMNPMDDGRVVRVPIPPLTEDRRREYAKLLGGKVEDCMVALRNVRHEAIRTIDQAKKDKDVSEDEAKRLEKQVDDAMNKAKSDAEVAAKAKESDIMTV